GACGTACATAACCAGTATAGTGGTCTTTCTTCCGCCAATGTCCGAATAGACAGGATGCCACCCACTCCCCCATTATAGATGCAACAGGAAACAGTAATGAATATACCATTTCATTACAACCGGGTGCAGACGATTATTCTGGAATAGCTCATACTCAATTTCGGTTGACCGGCGTTGTGAATCAGGATTGGCAGGATTATGGTGGAGTATTTCATGTCAATCAAGATGGCAAAAGCACGATTTATGCTCGTTCCATTGATAACGTCGGTAATGTAAGCCGGGAGGTAACCAAAGAAGTCACCGTTGATAAAAAAGGGCCAACGGCTCCTGTTATACGGGCTAGCGAAACGGGTCCAACGAACCGTGATGTGGACATTGCCATTGAGTCGGGAAGTGACTCTACAAATGGAATTAAGAAGACACAGTATCGTTTGAGTCCAACTGGGGAGTGGCTGACATACAATGGCATTTTTACATTAAATGCAGAAGGGAGTTACGAACTATCAGCGCGGACGATCAATAATCTTGATGTGTCTAGTCCCATTGTGACTCAATCGGTCATGATTGATCGTACCAAACCCACCCCTCCGAAAGTTATGTTTTCTGAGGTAACGAATCCTAACCGATATATCAATAAACCAGTACAGTTTACACTCTCGGGTGCAACGGATACTACAGCAGTGCATTATGAATATCAATTGGGTTCTGGCGCTTATATGCCTGGTTCATCGGGAATATTAAATAGTTCGGGAATTGTAAAAGTGACTGCTCAAGCTGTAGATGCAGCTGGAAATCGAAGTGTTCCGGTGAACGCAATGTCTTATATCGATTTGGAGCCGCCGAGCATTCAACTGACACCCAGTATGCGTGAATGGAAAGATACTAATATTCATGTGAACATAAAATATACTGACCAGCACTCGGGGATTGATCCATCGACAAGGCAGTACAAAGTCACGAACAGCTCCGATTCACCTGAAAACTGGGAGGCTGCAGCCGATCCCATAGTCCAGCTGGATCTTTCAAATGAAGGTGAATGGTATGTCCATGCGAAGGTGAAAGACCAGGCAGGAAACATGTATGAAACGGTCAGCAGTGCACTTCGCATTCAAAAGCAACCGCAGCCGGTTGTGCTTTCGGCGACATCTGTACGCAACACAGAGGTTGATTTGCAATGGACTCTCCCCTCTGGTCTTGATGATGGTTATATCTATACAGTCCGAAATCTAACAACAAATGAGGTTTGGGATGTTAACCATCCGACAAATTTTTTTACAGATACAGGGCTATTAGGAGGACATGAATATGAGTATGAACTGCGTTGCAGTAATTATGTAGGAGGCAATGCATATTCTAATCGAGTCCGTGTATTAACGTTACCTGATGCCCCTGAGCATGTTCAGTTACGACCGGTCTCTCGTCATTCAGCAGAAATCATGGCCGACTTTACGCCAGTTTTTTCAGCTAATAAATATAATATTACAGCAGCGGACGCAAGCACGGGAGAAATCATATTTAAGGATACGGTTACACAGGATGTGTATAATCCGATTAAGGGGATGGAGCCTGGTAAGTATTATGAAGTTTCTGTATCCGCTATAAACGCCATGGGAGAGGGGGCACCAAAGCATGTATCTTTTTTAAGTCTACCAGACAGCCCAAGCGGATTCCGGAATGTAACCGTAAGAGAAGATGGAATCGACTTGAAGTGGAATTCTGTAATCACTGCCACCTACTATGCTCTAGAGCGAGATAAGGTCTCGGTTTATAACGATGTGTATATAGAATTCACCGATACTGAGCTTCAGGCGGGAACGGAGTATAACTATCGTATATCTGCTGAAAATAAAACAGGATTTGGAGACTATGCTCATCTCGGCGTTATGACATTACCAGAACAGGTAACTACACTTTCAAGTGTAACGAAGGATGTATATTCTGTTGGTGTAGCGTGGCAAGATGTGCAGGGGGCTGAAGGGTACATTTTGAATGTTAACGATGAACCAAAGGTGCAAATTCCGCGTGGTATCCATTCTTATACTTTTGAAGGTTTGCCAGCAGGTAGATCTGCCAATATAAAAATTCGGGCTTACAATCGAAGTGGTACGGGTTTGGATGCTTCTATCAATGCATTAACGCTGCCTAATTCGGCCTTACAACTTGCAGCTGTAGATGTTCGCGAGCACGATGCCACATTGATATGGGCTCCGGTTGACGGGGTAACTCAATATAAGGTAACAATCAACGGTCAAAATTATTATAGTACGGAACCACGGGTAGTTGTATCTGGTTTAACAGGTGGGAAAAACTACACTTTTCAAGTGAGTAGTGGGAACAGCAGTGGTTACAGCCCGCCAGCGTTGGGTGAACTGCTGACACTCCCGCCTCAAGTACAAAATGTAAAAGTTACGGAGCTTAGGAATGGACAGATTTCGCTGGCCTGGGATGAAATCAAGAGTGCTGCCCAATATGCAGTAATCCGCAAAGATACAGGGGAAGTTTTTGACACTCGAAAAGCTCACATCATACTTTCAGATTTCCAGCCTGGTGTAATTTACTCGTTTGGTATACAGGCGATGAATATCACGGGGGAAGGTGACATAGCTCCCTTTACGTATCGAGCGTTGCCAGGTCAAATACCAGATTGTAGGTTGGTAGTGAAAAGTGTAACAGATGCCGATTTGCTTATTACATGGCAAGAAGCTCAGGGTGCAGATGCTTACAATGTCTACAAAAACGAGATGCTTATCGGCCATACGAGCACTCATGAGTTTAAAGTAGACGGATTAGACAGCTCTTCATTGTATCGTATTAACGTTAAGCCAGTGAACACAAGCGGTGAAGGTAAGCAGTCAGAAGGTCAGGTCGAGACGTTACCGTCTTCAGCATTTGCGTTTTCGAAGACAGAAACAACCAATAGTGAATTTATCATCCATTGGGAGTCAGAGCATGAAAATGATATTTTTGTTCTCGCTAGTGAAGGAGTAGTCCTATATCGTGGTAAGGATCGAGCTTTTATCTGGAGACAGCTGAGAGAAAAGCAATTGTATACCGTTCAACTTTGGGCAGAAAATAGTCAAGGAAAACGCACAGAGGCAAAAGAAGCGAGTGGTAAAACTACAGGGAATGCTGTGGACACAGGTGTTGGAGCAGGAGGCGCAGGGAGTGCAAAACCGATTCAGACTGTTGTAGAGGAGCCGACAGAAACAAAAACAGAGTTCTTTCAAGGCTTAACAATCGAGACGAAGCCAAATCATTTTAGTGACATTGATCGGGTATTTAATAGAGAGAAGATAAATACGCTTGCCGATTTGGGCGTAGTGAAGGGGAGATCCAGCACGCTTTTTGAACCGAATAGACCCGTAACACGTATGGAATTCACTTCGATGCTTGTTCGTTCTCTTAAATTACCGCTCGAAACAGATGTGACTCTAGACTTCGAGGATATTGATCTATCTGCATGGTATGTTGATCTGCTCAAAACAGCAATTAAGGCTCAAGTTGCTCGAGGTTTTAGTAGCAAAGCCTTCGGTCCAGATCGGGTCATAAATCGGGAGCAGGCCGCTAAAATGGTGAATAACATTATCAAGGCTACACCACAGCAAGAAAGCAGTGTATACTCAGATTCCTCTCAAATTGTAGAGTGGGCCAGAAAGGATGTACTTGGTCTAACTGAGATTAATTTAGTACAAGGATATCCAGACGGCAGCTTTCGTGCCAAACAGGAAGTTACGCGTGCGGAAGCGGCTGAGATGATTTATAATATGCTTCAAATGAAGTAGCCAAAATAAGGGGGCGTCGGCCCCCCTTATTTCTGTGTACTAGCTTATTCCGCAATAGCGGGATTTATATTGGATGCTCTGTAGGCAGGGACGCCATTGATGAGAGCGGTTCTTAGTTGAATATACCGGATACCATAATAGCTGGTTGTATTGTTTAATCCAGAGGAAAGTACAGTTATTTTATAATATGAAAAAGGAATCTCATTACTAAATTGATAGGTTATTTTTGCAGTACTTGGCAAAGCCTCTACTTGTCCTAATCGATACCAGTTTTCTCCGTCATTCGAGCCATGAAAAGAAAACGAAAGTATAAAAGCTCGAGAAGATGGTTGGGCTAAGAGAATATCATTGATCGTTTTGCCTGTATCTAATTTAAAAATGATTTCTCCACCTCTACCGCTTAAGCTGCTTTCCCAATAGAGATTATTATCGATTAGAACATTTTTCGGAAAAGTATTTTTGCTATCACCGTTCGTCGTAACATTATCTTCAGTTATTACGGCGGGTTCCATGGAAAACGAATAACTGTCTGGATTTTGGCTGAATTTAGTCATGCTGATTTACCTCCCTTGGTTATGATTTTTAATTTGTTGAATACGTTGTTGTATATGATTTATATGAAACTCTCAATGAATGTATACCTAATAGCAACTGGTTATTTCATGGACTATACTAGCAAATGATAGAAAAAGAACCTAACGTAATTGGAAATTCAAACAGTATAGGAGGAATTAAGATAAGGGTACCGTTTTCGGGTTCTTAACTAGCTCATTCCAAAGACTAGGCTAGTTTATATAGAAATGTTTGGAAGAAAGAATATGAATAACTTGAATAACTTGAATAACTTGAATAACTATTTTAGGTGCGAGAAGGAGAATGTATAGAATATGAAAATATACACTTATTATTTGGCAAATGGCGTATTCCCTTTGGATTGGGAAGTTTGTTTTAATACTGTTGAGGAATACAAAACCCAGTTATTTGAGAAGTATACCGCTTCCCAAGAGTCCAATGATTTTGTAATAGGTGGATTTCATGTGCTTACCGATAAAATAGATGCAATTCTGAATTATGCTTTAGAGGATTTTCAAAAAGAATTTCCTCATAATTATGAGTTGCGTTGTCCCGCTATGATCTTCCCGTTGCCAAGAGGCGATGAGAGTAATGGTGCTGAGTTCGCTATTATTTTAAAACGAGATGAGGATGGAGATACGATAGTCTATTCCCCACTTCCATTGTCATATTTAGAAAAAAGTTAGTACTTATTTAAGAAAAAAGGAAAACAAATTGAAATTCAAATCATGAAAAAAGGCCCTGTATAGGGCCTCCAAATAGTCAAAAGTTCTAGGTAGGTATCTGTTTATTCATTATCCCTTCTGCTTGTAAAATTCATGGTATAACTTCATCAACGCACGCTTTTCAATTCGTGACACATACGAGCGAGAAATTCCCAGTTCTCGTGCAATTTCCCGCTGTGTTCGTTCTTCTCCTCCGGCTTCCAGGCCGAATCGGCCAATCACCACTTCTTTTTCACGCTCATCTAAAATATCGAGATTGCGATAAATTTTACTCTTCTCGATTTTGAGCTGTACCTTGTCTACAATATCGTCCGCCTCGGATCCGAGGATATCAATTAATGTAATCTCGTTGCCTTCCTTG
This window of the Paenibacillus polymyxa genome carries:
- a CDS encoding discoidin domain-containing protein; its protein translation is MTKFSQNPDSYSFSMEPAVITEDNVTTNGDSKNTFPKNVLIDNNLYWESSLSGRGGEIIFKLDTGKTINDILLAQPSSRAFILSFSFHGSNDGENWYRLGQVEALPSTAKITYQFSNEIPFSYYKITVLSSGLNNTTSYYGIRYIQLRTALINGVPAYRASNINPAIAE